From a single Nothobranchius furzeri strain GRZ-AD chromosome 9, NfurGRZ-RIMD1, whole genome shotgun sequence genomic region:
- the LOC129155103 gene encoding hatching enzyme 1.2, with product MCLRSLLPALALLLFSACCWADVETADDLVEDLSVSELLERANSNLIRSEGEPILVEGDIAIGSEDERNADPCTSQGCLWGKYTDGMVYVPYYIASHFSDREKAIIVRGLESFSSFSCIRFRPSRSSDRDWLSIESQNGCYSFVGRRGGKQVVSLARQGCLYHGTVQHELLHALGFNHEQTRSDRDNHIRVLLQNVQSGMEHNFRKIATLNQGTPYDYNSVMQYHKYAFSKNNQPTMLPIPDPNVSFGNAKEMSRIDIQRLTKLYKC from the exons ATGTGTCTCCGGTCTCTTCTCCCCGCTCTGgcgctgctgctgttctctgcctgCTGTTGGGCAGATGTGGAG ACAG CAGACGACCTTGTGGAGGACCTTTCTGTGTCTGAACTCCTGGAGAGAGCCAACAGTAACCTGA TCCGTTCTGAAGGTGAACCCATCTTGGTTGAAGGAGACATCGCTATTGGCAGCGAGGATGAGAGGAATGCTGATCCCTGTACCAGCCAGGGCTGCCTGTGGGGCAAATACACTGACGGGATGGTCTACGTTCCTTATTACATTGCCAGCCACTTCA GTGACCGTGAAAAGGCCATCATCGTCCGTGGACTGgagtccttctcctccttctcctgcaTCCGCTTCCGACCCAGCAGAAGCAGCGACCGGGACTGGCTCAGCATTGAGTCCCAAAATGG GTGCTACTCCTTTGTTGGTCGTCGTGGCGGCAAGCAGGTGGTGTCCCTGGCGAGGCAGGGGTGCCTTTATCACGGCACCGTCCAGCATGAGCTGCTCCATGCTCTGGGCTTCAACCATGAGCAGACTCGTTCTGACAGGGACAACCACATCAGAGTCCTGCTGCAAAACGTTCAGTCTG GAATGGAGCACAACTTCAGGAAGATCGCCACCTTGAACCAGGGCACTCCGTATGATTACAACTCAGTCATGCAGTACCACAA GTATGCCTTCTCCAAGAACAACCAGCCCACCATGCTGCCCATCCCTGATCCCAACGTCTCCTTTGGAAATGCCAAGGAGATGAGCAGGATCGACATTCAACGCCTCACCAAGCTCTATAAGTGCT AG